From Caulobacter segnis, a single genomic window includes:
- a CDS encoding XRE family transcriptional regulator — MTHVAANVRTRRVALGMSQKGLAQASGVSLRMVGGIENGATSVSTATLDRIGVALGATLADLVTDPAVKASARIDRVGWVGGHGGEGVLRWSLDVRREVELWEWRLEPGERYQAAADPVGWHVMLFVVGGVLTLELETGTIEVRAASHVFDSAQTHAFVNLGKAPVRFFRCTAW, encoded by the coding sequence TTGACCCACGTCGCCGCCAACGTTCGGACGCGGCGCGTCGCACTGGGCATGAGCCAGAAGGGTCTGGCCCAGGCGTCGGGCGTCAGCCTGCGCATGGTGGGTGGCATCGAAAATGGCGCGACCAGCGTCAGCACCGCCACCTTGGACAGGATCGGCGTCGCCCTGGGCGCCACTTTGGCCGATCTGGTGACGGACCCCGCGGTCAAGGCGAGCGCGCGGATAGACCGCGTCGGCTGGGTTGGAGGCCACGGCGGCGAGGGGGTGCTGCGCTGGAGCCTTGATGTCCGCCGCGAAGTCGAATTGTGGGAATGGCGACTGGAGCCGGGCGAGCGCTATCAAGCGGCGGCCGACCCCGTAGGGTGGCATGTCATGCTGTTCGTCGTCGGGGGGGTACTGACCTTGGAACTGGAGACGGGAACGATAGAGGTGCGCGCGGCAAGCCACGTGTTCGACAGCGCCCAGACCCACGCCTTCGTCAATCTCGGCAAGGCTCCTGTACGCTTCTTCCGCTGTACGGCGTGGTAG
- a CDS encoding N-formylglutamate amidohydrolase: MDSGATSSRLLVAGDPDPVLVLNAGAPSAFVLLGDHAGRQIPRRLDQLGLTKAALERHIAWDIGIAGLGARLSVLLDAPFIRQVYSRLVIDCNRFPGAEGSVPEVSDAIQVPGNRSLSPQAIAARIAEIYQPYQDAIGKVLDARAGQRTVVVALHSFTPSMQGQGRPWRLGVLHRNDSAFSSAILARLQADLGEALVGDNAPYAMDETDNTIPLHADPRGLDYLELEVRQDLLAGDAAQEAMARWLVPHLHAALDATNMSE; this comes from the coding sequence GTGGATTCTGGCGCGACGTCGAGCCGCCTTCTTGTCGCAGGTGATCCAGATCCGGTCCTTGTGCTCAATGCGGGCGCCCCGTCGGCCTTTGTGCTTCTTGGGGACCATGCGGGCCGCCAGATCCCGCGGCGACTGGACCAATTGGGCCTAACCAAGGCGGCCCTGGAGCGCCATATCGCCTGGGATATCGGCATAGCGGGACTTGGGGCGCGGCTATCGGTCCTGCTCGACGCGCCCTTCATCCGGCAGGTCTATTCGCGCCTTGTCATCGACTGCAACCGGTTCCCGGGCGCGGAGGGCTCCGTGCCCGAGGTCAGCGACGCGATACAGGTCCCTGGCAATCGCAGCCTTTCCCCGCAAGCTATCGCGGCGCGGATCGCCGAGATCTACCAGCCCTACCAGGACGCCATAGGCAAGGTGCTCGATGCCCGAGCGGGTCAGCGAACAGTGGTGGTGGCCCTGCACAGCTTCACCCCGTCGATGCAAGGCCAGGGCCGGCCTTGGCGGCTGGGCGTGCTGCACCGAAATGATTCCGCGTTCTCTTCGGCGATACTGGCGCGGTTGCAAGCCGATCTGGGCGAGGCGCTGGTGGGCGACAACGCGCCCTACGCCATGGACGAGACCGACAACACCATCCCGCTTCACGCCGATCCGCGCGGCCTCGACTATCTGGAGCTGGAGGTGCGACAGGACTTGCTGGCCGGTGATGCGGCTCAGGAGGCAATGGCCCGGTGGCTTGTGCCGCACCTGCACGCCGCCTTAGACGCGACGAACATGTCCGAATAG
- a CDS encoding transglutaminase family protein produces the protein MPVLSVRHLTRYRYRNPVAFGDHRMMLRPREGCDQRLLSSDLVIVPTPAQLRYVQDVLGNWVGVASFRGRASELTFESRFTLDHTPLPAFGDQPGHLDVFEAGRPFLYGADDLPDLVQSITPQHEDLDRTLTQWALRFTKPAGSTSLQHLLAEMTQAIYADFRYGKRFEQGVQSPLTTLENRGGTCRDFAVLMIEAVRRLGLAAQFISGYIHSPSRKLGQAERTGGGHTHAWLRVYLPSCGWVEFDPTNGIVGNTDLIRVAVVNDPRKAPPVHGTWAGFPTDYLGMDVEVDVTDPESQAYPASSFSAFG, from the coding sequence ATGCCTGTGCTTTCGGTCCGCCATCTGACGCGCTACCGGTATCGCAATCCCGTGGCGTTCGGCGACCATCGCATGATGCTGCGCCCGCGCGAAGGTTGCGATCAGAGGCTGCTATCCTCCGATCTGGTGATCGTGCCCACGCCAGCCCAGTTGCGCTACGTGCAGGACGTGCTGGGTAACTGGGTTGGTGTCGCCAGCTTCCGAGGGCGCGCCAGCGAGCTGACCTTTGAAAGCCGCTTTACCCTTGATCATACACCCCTCCCCGCCTTCGGCGATCAGCCGGGCCATCTCGACGTCTTCGAGGCCGGCCGGCCGTTCCTCTACGGAGCCGACGACCTGCCAGACCTGGTCCAGTCGATCACCCCCCAGCACGAGGATCTCGACCGGACCCTGACCCAATGGGCCTTGCGCTTCACAAAGCCCGCCGGCTCCACCAGCCTGCAGCATCTGCTGGCCGAGATGACCCAGGCGATCTATGCCGATTTTCGGTATGGCAAGCGCTTCGAGCAGGGGGTCCAATCCCCCCTGACCACCTTGGAAAACCGAGGCGGCACCTGCCGCGACTTCGCGGTGCTAATGATCGAGGCCGTGCGGCGCCTAGGCTTGGCCGCCCAATTCATCTCCGGTTACATTCACAGCCCCTCGCGCAAGCTGGGCCAAGCCGAGCGCACGGGCGGCGGGCATACCCACGCTTGGCTTAGGGTCTATCTGCCCTCGTGCGGCTGGGTAGAATTCGACCCCACCAACGGTATTGTCGGCAACACCGATCTCATCCGCGTGGCCGTGGTGAACGATCCGAGGAAGGCGCCGCCGGTGCACGGCACTTGGGCGGGGTTTCCAACCGACTATCTGGGCATGGATGTCGAAGTCGACGTCACTGACCCGGAAAGCCAGGCCTATCCCGCATCGTCCTTTAGCGCCTTTGGCTGA